One segment of Candidatus Izemoplasma sp. DNA contains the following:
- a CDS encoding glycoside hydrolase family 3 protein: MKRLLFPIMTLIVLLASCQPVEDTDPIDSLCDGSDCATYLEINTLDDIEPFLNSLTIEEKVGQMIQAERGYITPEQVKQYNIGSVLSGGGSFPTAYNNDLDTWFNMVKAYQNAAIQSSSEIPILYGIDAVHGNNNVYGATLFPHNINLGMANNRDLMYEIGKATAREMKAVGIHWNFSPVVSVVENISWGRTYEGFSEDDVIHNNLVSAYIEGLQSENVIATAKHFIGDGGTTDGIDQGNTEKSEAYIREHYLAPYEHAINAGVDSIMITFSSINGQKVSGSQYWITDVLKDELGFEGIVLSDWNAVHQLEGDFYWQLIKAVNAGMDMLMEPTDWLTAYENILLAVENGAISEKRINDAVRRILTVKFNKGLFEEPLERYDTSIVYSETHQAIAKQAAIESFVLLENDGSLPLTGNEQIYLTGPAHNNVGLLNGGWTRHWQGTSDANIGVGVSIEDGLEELLSSHSGRLVDTIDEADTVIVVFAELPYTEGVGDTNTPTLFGGLAHPGNQAAYQTAVSAKADGKTVIGVLSSGRPLIITDELSTFDAFFAIFLPGSEGGSAVADILLGNANFTGKLSYTWPETLADIGNIHTLDNYEQLNYLYPFGYGLIYQEEENK, encoded by the coding sequence ATGAAACGACTATTATTCCCGATAATGACACTTATTGTATTACTCGCAAGTTGCCAACCAGTAGAAGATACAGATCCAATTGATTCACTGTGTGATGGTAGTGATTGCGCAACCTATTTAGAGATTAACACATTAGATGATATAGAACCTTTTTTAAACAGTTTAACGATTGAAGAAAAAGTAGGACAAATGATTCAAGCAGAACGTGGCTATATTACACCTGAACAAGTGAAACAATATAATATTGGAAGTGTGTTGAGTGGTGGAGGATCATTCCCAACGGCTTATAATAATGATTTGGATACGTGGTTTAATATGGTGAAAGCATATCAAAATGCGGCCATCCAATCGAGTAGTGAGATTCCTATATTATATGGAATAGATGCCGTCCATGGCAACAATAATGTGTATGGAGCTACATTATTCCCACACAATATTAATTTAGGCATGGCAAACAATCGAGACTTAATGTATGAGATTGGTAAAGCCACTGCCCGTGAAATGAAGGCAGTCGGTATTCATTGGAATTTTAGTCCTGTAGTAAGTGTTGTTGAAAATATTAGCTGGGGACGCACCTATGAAGGGTTTAGTGAAGATGATGTCATACACAATAACTTAGTCAGTGCGTATATTGAAGGATTACAAAGTGAAAATGTCATCGCAACAGCTAAACATTTTATTGGCGATGGCGGGACGACAGATGGCATTGATCAAGGGAACACTGAAAAATCAGAGGCTTACATTCGAGAACATTATTTGGCACCCTATGAACACGCAATTAATGCCGGTGTTGATAGTATCATGATTACCTTTAGTTCGATCAACGGTCAAAAAGTCAGTGGTAGTCAGTATTGGATCACCGATGTTTTAAAAGATGAACTGGGATTTGAGGGAATTGTACTCTCTGACTGGAACGCTGTTCATCAACTTGAAGGTGATTTTTATTGGCAACTTATTAAAGCTGTGAATGCCGGTATGGATATGTTAATGGAACCGACTGATTGGCTGACTGCTTATGAGAATATTCTATTAGCTGTCGAAAATGGTGCGATATCAGAAAAACGTATAAACGATGCGGTTAGACGTATTTTAACGGTTAAATTTAATAAGGGATTATTTGAAGAGCCATTAGAACGGTATGATACTAGTATTGTGTATTCAGAAACACATCAAGCGATTGCCAAACAAGCAGCCATTGAATCATTTGTGTTACTTGAAAATGATGGGAGTTTACCATTAACCGGTAATGAACAAATTTATTTAACTGGTCCTGCTCACAATAATGTTGGTCTACTAAATGGTGGTTGGACACGACATTGGCAAGGGACATCAGATGCCAATATCGGCGTAGGGGTATCAATTGAAGACGGCCTTGAAGAATTATTATCGTCACATTCAGGAAGACTTGTGGATACGATCGATGAGGCAGACACGGTCATTGTAGTATTTGCCGAATTACCATACACTGAAGGTGTTGGCGATACAAATACACCAACTTTATTTGGTGGATTGGCTCATCCAGGGAATCAAGCTGCCTATCAAACAGCGGTATCCGCTAAAGCAGATGGGAAAACAGTCATTGGTGTGTTAAGTAGCGGAAGACCGTTAATTATAACCGATGAACTATCAACCTTTGATGCCTTTTTCGCGATCTTCTTACCAGGAAGTGAAGGGGGATCAGCTGTTGCTGATATCTTATTAGGAAACGCCAATTTTACAGGAAAATTATCCTATACTTGGCCAGAGACACTGGCTGATATTGGGAATATTCATACTTTAGACAATTATGAACAATTAAATTATTTATATCCGTTTGGATATGGATTGATTTATCAGGAGGAGGAAAATAAATAA
- a CDS encoding glycoside hydrolase family 3 C-terminal domain-containing protein produces the protein MTLKEKVKLTSGQNNWEFLKSDQVDGKSIRVADGPHGVRVNNADFTGSDLGEEDKMAKATLFPSASAMASTWHPELLQKVGKTIGKECRYYGIDVLLGPGINLKRSPLGGRNFEYYSEDPYLTSQMASAFVNGVQSEHVGACIKHFALNEQETMRRFVNSDIDERTFHELYLYPFMKVIKAAHPWMVMSSYNKINGDYASESTHLLIDILRDQWQYDGAVVSDWGAVQNKVKSIKNGMNIEMPGPSSFDEEVFHALENGDLTEEAIDQSLAPLFSLQEKSSLKEPLDAVDFDAHHEVAQAVAKEAIVLLENDGTLPLKDTTIQLGVIGEFADKPRVNGGGSATVRPYHQETPLTALKNTFSNVRYAKGYDDLSTNETLIKDVKEVVRKSDVILYFTGTTSTIETEGKDRDNLNLPEGHLAVFEQLVHHDKPVIVILSNGSALDLRHVANESQALLETWFLGSAAGQPIVDVLTGKTNPSGKLQETFPLEVEHTPHYGVFPQLETVDYSKDLIMNGYRYYDTHHYDVLYPFGYGLSYSTFTYHNIKLSHDVLFEKTSLTVSLDIKNTSEYDGYNTVQIYISDQSSEIVKPVHQLKAFKKGFIKANDTLTVTITVPYDAFESYSVKAHQFVVYQGEYMVKIAQSSKDILASYPVTVESNHHFAPKMDIHYPFHFFKVYYPKWANHIESVFRPLHWYEQEEPLLRIIKRYQRHNDIDDNTINALIKSIKEDLDV, from the coding sequence ATGACCTTAAAAGAAAAAGTTAAATTAACCAGTGGACAGAATAACTGGGAATTTTTAAAAAGTGATCAAGTAGATGGCAAATCGATACGCGTTGCCGACGGACCACATGGCGTCCGTGTAAACAATGCGGACTTCACAGGAAGTGATCTTGGTGAAGAAGATAAGATGGCAAAGGCCACTTTGTTTCCAAGTGCCTCAGCAATGGCATCAACGTGGCATCCTGAATTGCTTCAAAAAGTCGGCAAAACGATAGGAAAAGAATGCCGTTATTATGGAATTGATGTCTTATTAGGACCAGGAATTAACTTAAAAAGAAGTCCTCTTGGCGGAAGAAATTTTGAGTATTATAGTGAAGATCCCTATTTAACATCACAAATGGCAAGTGCATTTGTCAACGGGGTTCAATCAGAACATGTTGGTGCCTGTATCAAACACTTTGCCTTAAATGAGCAAGAGACAATGCGTCGCTTTGTAAACAGTGACATCGATGAACGAACATTCCATGAACTATATTTATACCCCTTTATGAAAGTCATTAAAGCTGCGCATCCATGGATGGTTATGAGCAGTTATAATAAGATTAATGGCGATTATGCCTCAGAATCAACCCACTTACTAATTGATATACTCCGTGATCAATGGCAATATGATGGCGCAGTCGTATCTGATTGGGGTGCTGTACAAAACAAAGTAAAATCAATTAAAAACGGTATGAATATTGAAATGCCCGGCCCATCATCATTTGATGAAGAGGTTTTTCATGCCTTAGAAAATGGAGACCTAACAGAAGAAGCCATTGATCAAAGCCTTGCGCCGTTATTTTCATTACAAGAAAAATCATCCTTAAAAGAACCCCTTGACGCAGTGGATTTCGATGCTCACCATGAAGTTGCTCAAGCGGTTGCGAAAGAAGCCATCGTACTCCTTGAAAATGACGGCACATTGCCGCTTAAGGATACCACTATTCAATTAGGCGTGATCGGCGAATTTGCCGATAAGCCACGTGTTAATGGAGGCGGAAGCGCAACGGTCAGACCGTATCACCAAGAAACGCCATTAACTGCTCTTAAAAATACATTTTCGAACGTCCGGTATGCCAAGGGATATGATGACTTATCGACAAATGAAACGTTAATCAAGGACGTTAAAGAGGTTGTACGTAAGAGTGATGTTATACTCTATTTCACAGGCACTACCTCAACAATTGAAACTGAAGGAAAAGATCGAGATAATCTTAATTTACCAGAGGGACACCTCGCTGTATTTGAACAGTTAGTTCATCATGATAAACCTGTGATTGTGATTCTTAGTAATGGCAGTGCCTTAGACTTAAGACATGTTGCGAATGAAAGTCAAGCACTCTTAGAAACTTGGTTTTTAGGAAGTGCCGCAGGGCAACCGATTGTAGATGTATTAACGGGTAAAACAAACCCCAGTGGTAAACTTCAAGAGACTTTTCCATTAGAAGTGGAACACACACCGCATTATGGTGTATTTCCGCAATTAGAAACTGTTGATTACAGCAAAGATCTTATCATGAATGGATACAGGTATTATGATACGCATCATTATGATGTACTTTACCCATTCGGCTATGGACTCAGTTATAGTACATTTACGTATCATAATATTAAATTAAGCCACGATGTACTGTTTGAAAAAACGTCATTGACAGTATCTTTAGATATTAAGAATACTAGTGAATATGACGGATATAATACTGTGCAAATTTATATTAGTGATCAAAGTAGCGAGATTGTCAAACCAGTTCACCAATTAAAAGCATTTAAAAAAGGCTTTATCAAAGCCAATGATACATTAACGGTCACCATTACAGTGCCTTATGATGCCTTTGAATCCTACAGTGTAAAAGCGCATCAGTTTGTTGTGTATCAAGGCGAGTATATGGTTAAAATCGCCCAATCAAGTAAAGATATTCTAGCCAGTTACCCTGTCACAGTGGAAAGTAATCACCACTTTGCACCGAAAATGGACATCCATTATCCATTTCATTTCTTTAAAGTTTACTACCCTAAATGGGCAAACCATATAGAATCAGTCTTTAGACCACTTCATTGGTATGAACAAGAAGAACCATTATTACGTATCATTAAACGGTATCAACGTCATAATGATATTGATGATAACACAATTAATGCACTCATTAAATCAATTAAGGAGGATTTAGATGTATAA
- a CDS encoding aldo/keto reductase, whose product MYKPNEKRYDNMIYNRVGKSGLKLPQLSLGFWQNFGHEKPFEEVKEIVLKAFDAGITHFDLANNYGRPGGSAESNLGKILANELAPYRDELIISTKAGYGMWEGPYGDWGSRKYLMASIDQSLKRLNLDYVDIFYHHRPDYDTPLEETMKALADIVSQGKALYVGISNYPAERARRAAEILRSYGVKLLITQPHFSMLDRWIQTEGLVDAMIDEGVGIIPFSILSQGLLTDKYIEKIPKDSRVANPDIWFLTKDNITDELRDKLIALKKIADKRGQSLAEMTIAWTCVQQGISSVLIGVSKLSQLESNLKAIENVNFTEEELAQIEQILSK is encoded by the coding sequence ATGTATAAACCAAATGAAAAACGTTATGACAATATGATCTATAATCGCGTTGGGAAAAGCGGTTTAAAATTACCACAACTATCGCTTGGTTTTTGGCAAAACTTTGGACATGAAAAACCGTTTGAAGAGGTAAAAGAAATTGTTTTAAAAGCCTTTGATGCAGGGATCACACACTTTGATTTAGCCAATAATTATGGACGTCCAGGTGGGAGCGCAGAAAGTAATTTAGGCAAAATTTTAGCTAATGAATTAGCACCTTATCGCGATGAACTCATTATTTCAACTAAAGCGGGATATGGCATGTGGGAAGGACCCTATGGTGATTGGGGAAGTCGAAAATATTTAATGGCTTCTATTGACCAATCATTAAAACGCTTAAACCTTGATTATGTTGATATCTTTTATCATCATCGTCCTGACTATGATACACCATTAGAAGAAACAATGAAGGCCTTGGCAGATATTGTTTCTCAAGGAAAAGCACTTTATGTAGGAATCAGTAATTATCCTGCAGAGCGCGCCCGTCGCGCTGCCGAAATATTGCGTAGTTATGGTGTAAAATTATTGATTACACAACCACACTTTAGTATGCTAGATCGTTGGATTCAAACAGAAGGACTTGTTGATGCGATGATTGATGAAGGCGTTGGCATCATCCCGTTTAGTATCTTATCCCAAGGTTTATTGACAGATAAGTATATTGAAAAGATTCCAAAGGACTCGCGTGTTGCTAACCCGGATATCTGGTTTCTTACTAAAGATAATATTACCGATGAACTTCGTGATAAGCTTATTGCTTTGAAAAAAATTGCTGATAAACGCGGACAATCACTTGCTGAAATGACCATTGCTTGGACATGTGTACAACAGGGTATTTCATCAGTGTTAATCGGTGTGAGTAAACTCAGTCAATTAGAAAGTAATTTAAAAGCAATAGAAAACGTGAACTTTACCGAAGAAGAACTAGCACAAATCGAGCAAATCTTATCAAAATAG
- the tkt gene encoding transketolase, with the protein MEKSINAIRFLGLDQINKANSGHPGIVLGAAPMMYTLFTKHLRVTPSETDWINRDRFVLSAGHGSAMLYATLHLCGFDVTIDDLKDFRQINSKTPGHPEYKHTDGVEATTGPLGQGIGNATGMAIAEAYLAAKFNKEKHQIIDHFTYTLCGDGDLQEGVAQEAMSLAGHLGLGKLIVLYDSNDVQLDGPTTEAITEDIKGKYEAMNWHYSRVEDGNDVEALNEAINTAKEVTDKPSIIEVKTVIGFGSSKAGKSDAHGKPLGEEETNKMRQAFDYETKPFEVSAEVFEDFRENSRKRGYMDYSEWETRLEEYETEYPELGEELRAFMNDEITINVNDLLAPQPIGTKEATRVSSGRTVDAISKNLFTFIGGSADLSSSTKVSGLNGNFSMATPQGRNINFGVREHAMAAIVNGLTLHDLRGFTGGFFVFSDYMKPSLRLAAIMGIPSLFVFTHDSVAVGEDGPTHEPIEQLSMLRTMPNFKVYRPMDANETQFAYQCALDSTDHPSAIVLTRQDVEVKTETSFEDFKKGAYVVKDYENYEGILIATGSEVNLALDVQAALAEDDVYVRVVSMPCMETFKEQSDEYKESILPKEKTKRLAIELGAPDLWYQFASHVKGIDRFGVSGDGAEALKYFGFDVDTVKELYLNIKD; encoded by the coding sequence ATGGAAAAATCTATTAATGCAATTCGTTTTTTAGGTTTAGATCAAATTAACAAAGCAAACAGTGGTCATCCAGGGATAGTTCTTGGTGCTGCACCGATGATGTATACCCTATTTACAAAGCATCTTCGTGTTACACCAAGTGAAACAGACTGGATTAACCGCGACCGTTTTGTATTATCCGCAGGTCATGGTAGTGCAATGTTATATGCGACATTACATCTTTGTGGATTCGATGTTACCATTGATGACTTAAAAGACTTTCGTCAAATTAATTCAAAAACACCAGGCCATCCTGAATACAAACATACCGATGGTGTTGAAGCGACAACCGGTCCTTTAGGACAAGGGATTGGAAACGCGACAGGTATGGCTATAGCAGAAGCGTATTTAGCAGCTAAATTTAATAAAGAAAAACACCAAATTATTGACCATTTTACCTATACATTATGTGGTGATGGTGACTTGCAAGAAGGTGTGGCTCAAGAAGCCATGAGTTTAGCAGGTCATTTAGGACTTGGTAAACTTATCGTTCTGTACGATTCAAATGATGTGCAGTTAGATGGCCCTACCACAGAAGCAATCACAGAAGATATAAAAGGTAAATATGAAGCGATGAATTGGCATTATTCAAGAGTTGAAGATGGCAATGATGTTGAAGCATTAAATGAGGCAATTAATACTGCAAAAGAGGTTACTGATAAACCATCAATCATTGAAGTTAAAACAGTGATTGGGTTTGGAAGCTCTAAAGCAGGTAAAAGTGATGCCCATGGTAAACCATTAGGAGAAGAAGAAACCAATAAAATGCGTCAAGCGTTTGATTATGAGACCAAGCCATTTGAGGTTTCAGCAGAAGTATTTGAAGACTTTAGAGAAAATTCTCGCAAACGCGGATACATGGACTATTCTGAATGGGAAACGCGACTTGAAGAATATGAAACAGAATATCCCGAACTAGGAGAAGAACTCAGAGCATTTATGAACGATGAGATTACCATTAATGTGAATGATTTACTAGCTCCACAACCGATCGGAACTAAAGAAGCAACCCGAGTAAGTAGTGGACGCACCGTTGATGCGATTAGTAAAAATCTCTTTACCTTTATTGGGGGAAGTGCTGATTTAAGTTCATCGACAAAAGTTAGTGGCTTAAATGGGAACTTCTCAATGGCAACACCACAGGGACGTAACATTAACTTTGGTGTTCGTGAACACGCAATGGCTGCCATTGTAAATGGATTAACGTTACATGACTTACGTGGATTCACTGGCGGATTCTTTGTCTTTTCTGACTACATGAAACCATCATTACGCTTAGCTGCAATTATGGGTATTCCAAGCTTATTTGTGTTTACACACGATAGTGTTGCGGTTGGTGAAGATGGACCAACCCATGAACCGATTGAACAGTTATCGATGTTACGGACTATGCCAAACTTTAAAGTCTATCGCCCGATGGATGCCAATGAAACACAATTTGCCTATCAATGTGCCTTAGACAGTACCGATCATCCTAGTGCGATTGTCTTAACACGCCAAGATGTTGAAGTAAAAACAGAAACATCATTTGAAGACTTTAAAAAAGGTGCTTATGTCGTGAAAGACTATGAAAATTATGAAGGTATTTTAATCGCAACAGGTAGTGAAGTTAACTTAGCCTTAGATGTCCAAGCTGCATTGGCAGAAGACGATGTATATGTACGCGTTGTTTCCATGCCTTGTATGGAAACCTTTAAAGAACAATCAGATGAGTATAAAGAAAGTATCTTACCAAAAGAGAAAACAAAGCGTCTAGCCATTGAACTTGGAGCGCCGGATCTATGGTATCAGTTCGCCTCACATGTCAAAGGAATTGATCGCTTTGGTGTGAGTGGCGATGGTGCAGAAGCCTTAAAATACTTTGGTTTTGATGTCGATACAGTAAAAGAACTTTATTTAAATATTAAAGACTAA
- a CDS encoding helix-turn-helix domain-containing protein, whose translation MQRRLMVYQKDITDELIQIFEANALVDLSYKDDDIIIVTDEEYYHNEPTNYEDIYELLANDFNGEVTMYIEPYSKEEFPFINRMREFIKTLPHRLYYFEDIIPYVVLQNNVEFKHQIKAYIESQVKSEVIETVIAFIENNMNSSQSADKLFMHRNTLNYRVDNFVEKVHIDVKHFKGANAVYMLYHY comes from the coding sequence ATGCAGCGGCGTTTAATGGTTTATCAAAAAGATATAACAGATGAGTTAATTCAAATCTTTGAAGCGAATGCGTTAGTCGATTTATCGTATAAAGATGACGATATTATTATTGTGACAGATGAAGAATATTATCATAATGAACCAACCAATTATGAAGATATTTATGAACTATTAGCAAATGATTTTAATGGAGAAGTAACGATGTATATCGAACCGTACTCAAAAGAAGAGTTTCCTTTTATCAATCGTATGCGTGAGTTTATTAAAACACTCCCGCATCGACTATATTATTTTGAAGATATCATTCCCTATGTCGTATTACAAAATAACGTAGAATTTAAACATCAAATTAAAGCATATATTGAATCGCAAGTAAAATCAGAAGTCATTGAGACCGTTATAGCCTTTATTGAGAATAATATGAATTCAAGTCAAAGCGCTGATAAATTATTTATGCACCGCAATACATTAAATTATCGTGTCGATAATTTTGTTGAAAAAGTGCATATCGATGTAAAACATTTTAAAGGGGCAAATGCAGTCTATATGTTATACCATTATTAA
- the ugpC gene encoding sn-glycerol-3-phosphate ABC transporter ATP-binding protein UgpC: MAELVFKNLDKVYDNQVQAVFDFSLKVKDKEFIVFVGPSGCGKSTTLRMVAGLEEITAGELYIDDVLVNDVAPKDRNIAMVFQSYALYPHMTVYDNMAFGLKLRKMPKMEIEKRVKNAADILGLVPYLDRKPKALSGGQRQRVALGRAIVRNAKVFLMDEPLSNLDAKLRVQMRSEIIKLHERIGTTTIYVTHDQIEAMTMASRIVVMKDGYIQQVGKPKEIYDNPANIFVGGFIGTPPMNFLDGKLTKDGYFVGEGIKVKVPEAKIKILQDNNKINEAVVLGVRPEHIHDEKVVKKTYEDALVEMKVDVAELLGAETNIYAQIGPTTIVAKVNARTDIKIGDEIELAFDMNKVHFFDPESELRLK, from the coding sequence ATGGCAGAGTTAGTATTTAAAAATTTAGATAAAGTCTATGATAATCAAGTCCAAGCGGTATTTGATTTTTCACTTAAAGTAAAAGACAAAGAATTTATCGTATTCGTTGGACCGTCAGGTTGTGGGAAATCAACCACATTAAGAATGGTCGCAGGATTAGAAGAAATTACAGCTGGAGAATTATACATCGATGATGTATTAGTCAATGATGTCGCACCAAAAGATCGTAATATTGCAATGGTATTCCAATCATATGCATTATATCCACATATGACAGTTTATGATAATATGGCATTCGGATTAAAATTACGTAAAATGCCGAAAATGGAAATTGAAAAACGTGTTAAAAACGCAGCTGATATCTTAGGATTAGTACCTTATTTAGACCGTAAACCGAAAGCTTTATCAGGTGGACAACGTCAACGTGTTGCCCTAGGTCGTGCGATTGTCCGTAATGCAAAAGTATTCTTAATGGATGAACCACTATCTAACTTGGATGCAAAATTACGTGTCCAAATGCGTTCTGAAATTATTAAATTACATGAGCGGATTGGAACGACAACCATTTACGTTACCCATGATCAGATTGAAGCAATGACAATGGCGAGCCGTATTGTTGTCATGAAAGACGGATATATTCAACAAGTTGGGAAACCAAAAGAAATTTATGACAACCCAGCAAACATCTTTGTTGGTGGATTTATTGGAACACCACCTATGAACTTCTTAGATGGTAAATTAACGAAAGATGGATACTTTGTTGGTGAAGGTATTAAAGTTAAAGTGCCGGAAGCTAAAATAAAAATATTACAAGATAATAACAAAATCAATGAAGCCGTTGTCTTAGGTGTTCGTCCAGAACATATCCATGATGAAAAAGTGGTTAAAAAAACTTATGAAGATGCGTTAGTTGAAATGAAAGTCGATGTTGCTGAATTATTAGGGGCAGAAACAAATATTTATGCACAAATCGGTCCAACAACGATTGTTGCGAAAGTAAACGCAAGAACCGATATTAAAATTGGTGATGAGATTGAACTTGCCTTCGATATGAATAAAGTCCATTTCTTCGATCCAGAATCAGAATTACGTTTAAAATAA
- a CDS encoding competence protein ComK, translating into MNYIKRTSTGIVLINNQSQTPINKGLTQYLNESCIKHLSTLKGRQKAAKVLLDKTANLPIYVNETCLLFPNQSLRRIDTVLINYFSIYDIIRIDGRTKIVFNDLQTLFLPQTETQLKNQFRACKKLLEHTIV; encoded by the coding sequence ATGAACTATATTAAACGAACAAGTACTGGCATAGTTCTGATAAATAATCAGAGTCAAACACCGATTAATAAAGGATTGACACAGTATTTAAACGAAAGTTGTATCAAACACCTATCAACTTTAAAAGGTCGACAAAAAGCTGCTAAAGTCCTCTTAGATAAAACAGCTAATCTTCCGATTTATGTTAATGAGACGTGTTTGCTCTTTCCTAATCAGTCATTGCGACGGATTGATACCGTATTAATTAACTATTTTTCAATATATGATATAATAAGGATTGATGGTAGGACAAAAATCGTTTTTAACGATTTACAAACACTTTTTTTACCTCAAACAGAAACGCAACTTAAAAACCAGTTTCGTGCTTGTAAGAAACTTTTAGAACACACTATTGTTTAA
- a CDS encoding phosphoglycerate kinase, whose product MAKKIVRDLEVEGKTVLMRVDFNVPMQDGKITDDNRIVQALPTIKDVMNRGGKLVLFSHLGRIKKETDKLGKSLQPVAKKLSEYLEHPVQFIPETRGEALENAIEGLQNGDVLMFENTRFEDLDGKKESGNDPELGKYWASLGDVFVNDAFGTAHREHASNVGVAKYTDEVAAGYLLEKEIKFIGDAVDNPERPLIAILGGAKVGDKIGVIKNLLNKADKILIVGGMSYNFLKAQGYEIGTSICEEDKIDLAKQLLEDADGKIELPVDLKVTKEFSNDAKTRVASYDDIKPDEMGLDIGPKTIDKYTELLKDAKTVVWNGPAGVFEFPNFAVGTKGICQALADIDATTIIGGGDSAAAVISFGYADDVTHISTGGGASLNYLEGKTLPGIAVVDDK is encoded by the coding sequence ATGGCAAAGAAAATTGTAAGAGATTTAGAGGTTGAAGGTAAAACCGTATTAATGCGTGTTGACTTTAATGTTCCAATGCAAGACGGTAAGATCACAGATGATAACCGTATTGTACAAGCATTACCTACAATCAAAGACGTTATGAACCGTGGGGGAAAACTTGTCTTATTTTCACATCTAGGACGTATTAAAAAAGAAACTGACAAGCTAGGAAAAAGCTTACAACCAGTTGCAAAGAAATTAAGTGAATACTTAGAACATCCAGTACAATTTATTCCAGAAACACGTGGAGAAGCATTAGAAAATGCAATTGAAGGGTTACAAAATGGCGATGTATTAATGTTTGAAAATACCCGTTTTGAAGATCTTGATGGTAAGAAAGAATCAGGGAATGATCCTGAACTAGGAAAATACTGGGCGTCACTTGGCGATGTATTTGTAAATGATGCATTTGGAACTGCTCACCGTGAGCATGCATCAAATGTTGGTGTTGCCAAATACACAGATGAAGTAGCTGCTGGGTATTTATTAGAAAAAGAGATTAAATTTATTGGTGATGCAGTTGATAACCCAGAACGCCCATTAATTGCAATCTTAGGTGGGGCAAAAGTTGGCGATAAAATTGGAGTTATTAAAAATTTACTGAATAAAGCAGATAAAATTTTAATTGTTGGTGGAATGAGTTATAATTTCTTAAAAGCACAAGGTTACGAAATCGGAACCAGTATTTGTGAAGAAGATAAAATTGACTTAGCCAAACAATTGTTAGAAGACGCTGATGGTAAAATTGAATTACCAGTCGATTTAAAGGTCACCAAAGAGTTTAGCAATGATGCCAAAACAAGAGTCGCATCATACGATGATATTAAACCAGATGAAATGGGACTTGATATTGGACCAAAAACAATTGATAAATATACAGAATTACTAAAAGATGCAAAAACCGTTGTATGGAACGGACCTGCTGGTGTATTTGAGTTTCCAAACTTTGCTGTTGGAACAAAAGGCATTTGCCAAGCACTTGCAGACATTGATGCAACAACAATCATTGGTGGTGGAGACAGTGCTGCCGCAGTCATTAGCTTTGGATATGCTGATGATGTTACACATATCTCAACAGGTGGGGGCGCATCATTGAATTACTTAGAAGGAAAGACTCTACCAGGTATCGCCGTAGTGGATGATAAGTAA
- a CDS encoding HPr family phosphocarrier protein: MEIKINSTEGLHALLASRIVQLASKYDADIRIEYEDTTIDARSILGLVSLAVPKGENIRVIATGTEAEVALNELKKILS; encoded by the coding sequence ATGGAAATTAAAATTAATAGTACCGAAGGATTACATGCATTACTAGCGTCTCGCATTGTACAATTAGCGAGCAAATATGATGCTGATATTCGCATTGAATACGAAGATACAACTATTGATGCAAGAAGTATTTTAGGTCTTGTATCGCTTGCTGTTCCAAAAGGTGAAAACATTCGTGTAATCGCAACTGGAACAGAGGCAGAAGTTGCCTTAAACGAACTAAAAAAAATATTGAGTTAG